The following is a genomic window from Verrucomicrobiia bacterium.
GACCCCTTCCAGCACTTCCTTGACGGAAGGACCGTGCCAGGCGCCGCCTTCGAATGCCCGTTTAAGCTGTTCGGATATGCGTTCAATTTCAGTCACCGTCAAACACCCTTTTTGAGAACTGCCAACTGGCCGGCATGGTACAGATCATGCTGAATTATTCCGTGCAGGGAGGAATAAAAGGTGGATTTCCCCTTGGCAATCGGTTTGTCCAGTTTTTTATCCGTAAGTTTGGAGATGGCTCTTTGCAGGCCGGCATGTCTGGTTTTCAGGAGTTTTATTGTTTTTTCCCAAGCGGCCGGGCTGGTGTCTTCAACAATCGGCCAATCCCCTTCGGCCGGTTCATCCATCCATTTTCCTTCGAGGCGCGATTTCATAGCGCCCACCCAAGCGGCAATGTGCAGGGCAATTTCCCAGATGGAGTGAGCGTTGGGAATCGGCCGGGCGGCGGCCTGCTGGGCCGTCACGCCCTTTAAAACCTCCATAACCGCCGGGCCGTGCCAGGCGTCTTTTTCGAAGGCGCGTTTGAGTTGGTCCCTGATCCGTTTCACTTCAGCCATAGCAACTCCTTTTTATCCTATATACGAGACGCTGGCCCAAAAAAGTTTCAAACGGGGCGTTTTCAGCTTTCCAGCTTGGCATCCAGCGAGATTCGGGTGTTCAAAAGCCGGGAAATGGGGCAGCCGGCCTTGGCGGCGTTGGCGGCGGCTTCAAACGCCTCCTTCTTGGCGCCGGGGATTTTGGCCACTGTTTCCAAATGGCTTTCGGTAACCGTCGGGCCGCCTTCCAGCATTTCGAGCGTAATCGTCGCAGTGGTGCTGATGGATTGCGGGGTCATTCCGGCTTTTCCCAACTCGGCGGAGAGGGCCATTGAAAAGCAGCCGGCATGGGCGGCGGCAATCAGCTCCTCCGGGTTGGTTCCTTTTTCGTTCTCAAAACGAGTGGAAAAGGAATAGGCGTTGTTCGAAAGCACGCCGCTTTCGGTCGAGACCGTTCCTTTTCCGTCCTTCAATCCACCCTTCCATACGGCTGACGCTCTGCGCTTCATTTTTCCTCCTTGGTTTTTAGTCGGGTTGAATGCAACAAGGCCATTTTCCAAACGTTGTTTTCTTTTCTAAATACGGCGCTTTCCGCCCATTCCAGATTTTCCCCACCCTCTTTGGAGGTGAGCACCGCCTTGTTTTTGTAGGTGAGCCAAGCGATGCCGCCTTCGATTGTGGCATTCATGTTTTCAAAGCTGTACACAATTTTGACGTTGCCTTCCATCGGTCTTATCGCCTCGATGAGGGTATCCACCGTCCAGAAGGAACCGTCTTCGATCAATTGATAATCGGCCGTGCAGGCGTTTCTAAGCTCTTGATAATCATAATTGGCGATGGCGTTGAAGAAACGGTGGAGGGCCAGTTCCACTTTTGGTTTTTCTGAAGAAACATCGATTCTCTGTTGACAACTCAAAACAAATATGGCAGCAAGCAAAAGCTTAATGGATATCGCTTTATTCATAATGTTGGTCAGAATATAAATGAAACTACAGCTTTGGAAAATACCATAAATTTTTATTTCCTCGTCACCATCCAGACCCCCAAAAGAATAATCGCGCCGCCAAAAAGCGCACCGAGGGTGATGTTCTCCCCAATGACGGAAGCGGCGACAGCCACGGCGAAGAGGGGTTC
Proteins encoded in this region:
- a CDS encoding DinB family protein, with the translated sequence MAEVKRIRDQLKRAFEKDAWHGPAVMEVLKGVTAQQAAARPIPNAHSIWEIALHIAAWVGAMKSRLEGKWMDEPAEGDWPIVEDTSPAAWEKTIKLLKTRHAGLQRAISKLTDKKLDKPIAKGKSTFYSSLHGIIQHDLYHAGQLAVLKKGV
- a CDS encoding OsmC family protein, which encodes MKRRASAVWKGGLKDGKGTVSTESGVLSNNAYSFSTRFENEKGTNPEELIAAAHAGCFSMALSAELGKAGMTPQSISTTATITLEMLEGGPTVTESHLETVAKIPGAKKEAFEAAANAAKAGCPISRLLNTRISLDAKLES
- a CDS encoding nuclear transport factor 2 family protein codes for the protein MNKAISIKLLLAAIFVLSCQQRIDVSSEKPKVELALHRFFNAIANYDYQELRNACTADYQLIEDGSFWTVDTLIEAIRPMEGNVKIVYSFENMNATIEGGIAWLTYKNKAVLTSKEGGENLEWAESAVFRKENNVWKMALLHSTRLKTKEEK